GAAAAAATGAATGGGAAAGCCACAGACTTCAAAAGGAAATCAGtggtgatgaaaaagaagaatcaTTGAAAAGCAAGTGAATAGGAAAGGAAGTAAGACTGAAAGAGCTGATAAAAACGTTgtcattttcaaagctgatgtTAGAAGGGGTAGAAgggacacacaaaaaaaagaaatcttatcATTCACAGCAATTCATCAAATAGGTAAATGACTAGACAATGAATAAGAAAACCACAATAAAATATAAGCTAAGCAAATATCACTTGGATTCATACATGAATAATAATCTAAATTGAGAAATTTGGGTCTAATTAACCTGACATAtgccaaaatggaaaatataggaaaacaaaaatatagaggAATACACGTAATTAGAAGTAATCTCAACATCAATGTCATTCAGTATGAGCTAACAATGAGGAAAGAGCGCAGAGAAGCAACACAAGTGAAGAACAAACCATGATGATTGGATCAGACTGATAACTCACATAGATGTACAGTAGTACTAGTCACACTTTGGACAATCATTTTAGccaaaatgttatttcatttattttctattctatatGTTGACAAAATTAATCAGTTGTTCTCTCTCCAGATTCTGACAAGCAAAggaatttcacttattttttgtTAACTGTTAAGTCCTTGGTAAGTCTACCTTGGTAAGTCTACTTTGATCACTGACTTAAACAAAAGGTAATTATTCTGATTAATATTCACAGATGGCGATGATGAGTATTCCTGTTCTGGTTGTAATGAAGGAGAAATCGCATGTTCTACTGTTGGATTCTGCTTTTATCCTAATGCTACTTGTGATGGCATACCAGACTGTCCAGATGGGTACGTATTAATAAAGATGATTATACTGTTGTATATACAGTACGTACTGTATAACTTGATTTACAATTGttgtataaaaaaatgttttccttttgTATTGCTCAAGTAATTAGCAAATTTTATGTCTGAATAGGTGGGATGAATCACTGGCAGTATGTGGAGGGAAAGAGTGCAGTCCAGGAGAGCTGCCATGTTGGGATAATGACCACTGTGTAGAGCACTCTCGTCTTTGTGATGGTACACCTGATTGCCCAACATCTGAAGATGAAGATCGAAGCTTTTGTATTGCTTTTAAATCTATGCAAGAGACTACTACACTTGCAGTTGACCTTCAAGCATCTTTGTGTGACCAAAAGCCTTACATGAAAGAAACAAATTGTTCTTTGGATAATTATCAATGTGAAAGTGGTGAATGCATTCCTAAAATGTACTTCTGTAATGGACACTCTGATTGCCAGACAGGAGATGATGAGGAGCCAAATGCATGCTCATTTTACAACAAAACACCTCCAGGAATGGGTCAACACCCTCAGAATGTTACTCATTCAGGAGGAACTAAGATAAATGAATGTGGAGAAAACATGGTAGAGTGCCCCTCAGGGAAgtgtgtattaatgaataaaaaatgctcCCTTGATGAGATGTGTAATGATTCAATTAACAAGGACGAATGTGAACTTGGTACTAGTTTAAATTTAAGTAATGACATAGAGGacaatatcattgaatctagttcaGAGGATGAAGGATACATGAAACAAAATATCTCGGATAAACCTAACAATTTAACAACAAATGAAGTAAAAGTATTAGGTAATGTGACAAACTTCAATAATGTTGAGCACAATTTAACATCGCCTCCTGTTCTGAAAGATCTTGACCTGGGAAGTTTAGAGGAGGACACCCAAACTCTTTATCAAACTCCATCACAAGAAGTTGTGCATACTCAAGAGTCAATTTCATCAAGTGATACTGATTTTAATATCAGAGTAATTGTCGAAGACTCTTCTTCAGAATCTAGTGAGGGGGAAAATTTGGACATTGGCTTCAAAGAAAACAATAAGAGTAGTGCTGACAGCATTGAGCTTCCCAACTGGATACGTGATGACCAAAACTTATCTACGAATTCTTCAGAGAGCCAAGAGTTATTCGTAGAAGAAATTGTTCCTGATACTACTTTAAAAGTATCTATTTCAGACTCAGATATACTTTCAAACTTCAATACCTCtttagaagaaaatgaaattgatgAGGCTgttaaaaacacaacaaaaattcTTAAACTAGATTCTGATGAAGAAAGTGATGATACAGACTCACACTTAGAAACTTTATATGATTCTATGAAGGACAGTGATGGATCTGAGGAAGACTTACGAAGAGATAATTCAGAGGACAATGAACCAGTTGGTCAATTTAAAGCTAATTCCAGTGATGAGGATAGTATTATTGATATTCCAAATTCAGAAATTAATATGACTACTAATTTACCACTAAATGCTACTTTAGATAGTGACTTACTCATACAAGATGACAGTGAAAATCAGACTGCAGGCAGTCAGTTCACAGACATCGACACTACAACTTTGGCATTCATAACAGAGGAAATGACTTCTCTTTCTACTACTGATAATAATCAACTACTTATAAGTACTGCATCAGACAAAAAAGATGAAGATGTGTTACAAAAGGCAACAGAACCCGTAAATGATAATATTCATCCATCACCAGGTCCTACAAACCAAGA
The sequence above is drawn from the Macrobrachium nipponense isolate FS-2020 chromosome 32, ASM1510439v2, whole genome shotgun sequence genome and encodes:
- the LOC135207261 gene encoding uncharacterized protein LOC135207261; the protein is MNSPIKISTAIFVLWISTRASSRPQDEGDVSLAEKDGFSSPLVHVHRESQYSSMTRDALRWIWIDETSLELTWSSKFSLSLNDAVKGYGLSLTHPQHFEPFSTTTIYSSNNLQHQFGGLKSNVTYGGKLEALVGPHYWPYNLLNFTFSSAVLVPGVGLGQRGAAERPTSNTADLGKVAVGVTLRWSHSPFTTGALTSSEWDAGGGRPEGLKPDGYLLQIWDHKHLMLKLTTLVSGKHDGCIANVGGLSLDTAYKATLQGLHDDGRVGTALSFSLDAGAFYVAGGGMTTDGVSECYSGLQVKCPTSDRCVSPYWICDGAPDCPNGEDEIGCDKSPCDGFRCWDNVCIPSAWRCDGHRDCKDGDDEYSCSGCNEGEIACSTVGFCFYPNATCDGIPDCPDGWDESLAVCGGKECSPGELPCWDNDHCVEHSRLCDGTPDCPTSEDEDRSFCIAFKSMQETTTLAVDLQASLCDQKPYMKETNCSLDNYQCESGECIPKMYFCNGHSDCQTGDDEEPNACSFYNKTPPGMGQHPQNVTHSGGTKINECGENMVECPSGKCVLMNKKCSLDEMCNDSINKDECELGTSLNLSNDIEDNIIESSSEDEGYMKQNISDKPNNLTTNEVKVLGNVTNFNNVEHNLTSPPVLKDLDLGSLEEDTQTLYQTPSQEVVHTQESISSSDTDFNIRVIVEDSSSESSEGENLDIGFKENNKSSADSIELPNWIRDDQNLSTNSSESQELFVEEIVPDTTLKVSISDSDILSNFNTSLEENEIDEAVKNTTKILKLDSDEESDDTDSHLETLYDSMKDSDGSEEDLRRDNSEDNEPVGQFKANSSDEDSIIDIPNSEINMTTNLPLNATLDSDLLIQDDSENQTAGSQFTDIDTTTLAFITEEMTSLSTTDNNQLLISTASDKKDEDVLQKATEPVNDNIHPSPGPTNQDTTISSHLLRTELDHSEHKAASQDEAQYQSTTELAITDLEDSTTNADVTIPVTTEPDNWKDMAAGQKNLTILIAVHSVGNESKIPQYIIHGLDGSTYEYEVVGVNEEDSFNRTETNNEGNNRQMVHEYSGGIHELSYLHDKISSGTKLNCEIPLMILVIFGVIQNI